A region from the Sandaracinus amylolyticus genome encodes:
- a CDS encoding helix-turn-helix transcriptional regulator has translation MTRTERLFAIAEALRARRTGVTAELLAERFGVSVRTIYRDLDALREASLPLHSDRGRGGGYALDRTYALPPVNFTAREATLLLALGRWATDMRVLPFTTTLHSALDKVRGALPTATQRQLEQLLETVKFVGVPAQPSDDKVRAALERAFFESRALRIVYVSREHLETERVVRIESVVLERGETLLNCIDLDKNEARQLRLHRIARAEVVTEREESPSNVAPPFRGRRG, from the coding sequence GTGACCCGCACCGAACGGCTCTTCGCCATCGCCGAAGCGCTCCGGGCGCGCCGCACCGGCGTCACCGCCGAGCTCCTCGCCGAGCGCTTCGGCGTCAGCGTGCGCACCATCTATCGCGACCTCGACGCGCTGCGCGAGGCATCGCTCCCGCTGCACTCGGATCGCGGCCGCGGCGGCGGCTACGCGCTCGATCGCACCTACGCGCTGCCGCCGGTGAACTTCACCGCGCGCGAGGCGACGCTGCTGCTCGCGCTCGGACGTTGGGCGACCGACATGCGCGTGCTGCCGTTCACGACGACGCTGCACAGCGCGCTCGACAAGGTGCGCGGCGCGCTCCCGACCGCGACGCAGCGCCAGCTCGAGCAGCTCCTCGAGACGGTGAAGTTCGTCGGCGTCCCCGCGCAGCCGAGCGACGACAAGGTGCGCGCGGCGCTGGAGCGCGCGTTCTTCGAGAGCCGCGCGCTGCGCATCGTCTACGTGAGCCGCGAGCACCTCGAGACCGAGCGCGTCGTGCGCATCGAGAGCGTCGTGCTCGAGCGCGGCGAGACGCTGCTCAACTGCATCGACCTCGACAAGAACGAAGCGCGCCAGCTGCGCCTGCACCGCATCGCGCGCGCCGAGGTCGTCACCGAGCGCGAAGAGTCGCCATCGAACGTCGCCCCGCCGTTCCGGGGACGGCGCGGCTGA
- the ppsA gene encoding phosphoenolpyruvate synthase, translating to MREPEVERREDGERRREQDEAVRDIARLRVGDVRVAGGKGANLGELRAAGVDVPHGFVVTAQAYLDAMSRAGVRRALIERMKTVDADDSAALAAGSDEARAMIAKAGVPDALRAAIVRAYRSLGDPTTRVAVRSSATMEDSAGTSFAGMNETFTGVAGDAAVVDAVQRCWQSLWGRRVVAYRAAQGLTEEPAIAVVVQRLVESERAGVMFTADPSTGERGHVVIEASWGLGEAVVSGMVEPDTYVVDKSSGAILSARVGTKALEIVANVRREVEPERARRRALDDAELKALATLGARIEQHYGKPQDIEWAIAGGRIWIVQSRPITALEHAHPTAANRTSGAPLLRGLGASPGRRSGRVRVLASAEQGHLLEKGEILVATMTSPDWMLALRRAGAIVTDAGGMTCHAAIVSRELRIPCVVGTRDATRFLRDGEVVTVDGNAGRVLAGEIVGPSAIATPGAHEPVVEAGPTPMSPFARAGATPDRMVSARGELFAVAAIEPLATSVYVNVHSPEGIEEIAAGPVDGVGLLRAESMLAEALEGAHPRTLIEEGRAREVVARMSESVLRIARAFGSRPVVYRTYDFRTNEFRALRGGKDWEPHEENPMIGYRGAFRYVKDASIFGLELDVLAQVREQQPNVHVMIPFVRTTWELEAVLERIAKHALGRERGLKKWVMAEVPSVVFRIPEYAKLGIDGVSIGSNDLTQLVLGVDRDSAVCAELFDERDEAVLDTIRRIVEAARASRLTSSLCGQAPTTYPEYASHLVRFGIDSISVSPDALFAARAAIGRAERKMLLDATRR from the coding sequence ATGCGCGAGCCCGAGGTCGAACGCCGAGAGGACGGAGAGCGCCGTCGCGAGCAGGACGAGGCGGTGCGCGACATCGCTCGGCTCCGCGTGGGGGACGTCCGTGTCGCGGGCGGCAAGGGCGCGAACCTCGGCGAGCTGCGCGCCGCGGGTGTCGACGTTCCTCACGGGTTCGTCGTCACCGCGCAGGCGTACCTCGACGCGATGTCGCGCGCGGGCGTTCGGCGCGCGCTGATCGAGCGGATGAAGACCGTCGATGCCGACGACTCCGCCGCGCTCGCCGCGGGCTCCGACGAGGCGCGCGCGATGATCGCGAAGGCGGGCGTGCCCGACGCGCTGCGCGCCGCGATCGTGCGCGCGTATCGCTCGCTCGGCGATCCCACGACACGCGTCGCGGTGCGCTCTTCCGCGACGATGGAGGACTCCGCGGGCACGTCGTTCGCGGGGATGAACGAGACGTTCACCGGCGTCGCAGGCGACGCGGCGGTGGTCGACGCGGTGCAGCGCTGCTGGCAGTCGCTCTGGGGGCGGCGCGTCGTGGCGTACCGCGCCGCGCAGGGCCTCACCGAGGAGCCCGCGATCGCCGTGGTCGTGCAGCGGCTCGTCGAGAGCGAGCGCGCGGGCGTGATGTTCACCGCAGATCCGTCGACGGGCGAGCGCGGGCACGTCGTGATCGAGGCGTCGTGGGGCCTCGGCGAGGCCGTCGTGTCGGGGATGGTCGAGCCCGACACCTACGTCGTCGACAAGTCGAGCGGCGCGATCCTGAGCGCGCGCGTCGGCACGAAGGCGCTCGAGATCGTCGCGAACGTGCGTCGCGAGGTCGAGCCCGAGCGCGCGCGACGTCGTGCGCTCGACGACGCGGAGCTGAAGGCGCTCGCGACGCTCGGCGCGCGCATCGAGCAGCACTACGGCAAGCCGCAGGACATCGAGTGGGCGATCGCGGGCGGGCGGATCTGGATCGTGCAGTCGCGCCCGATCACGGCGCTCGAGCACGCGCATCCGACCGCGGCGAATCGCACGTCGGGCGCGCCGCTGCTGCGCGGGCTCGGCGCGTCGCCGGGCAGGCGTAGCGGGCGCGTTCGCGTCCTCGCGTCGGCCGAGCAGGGTCACTTGCTCGAGAAGGGCGAGATCCTCGTCGCGACGATGACGAGCCCCGACTGGATGCTCGCCCTGCGCCGCGCCGGAGCGATCGTCACCGACGCTGGCGGCATGACGTGCCACGCGGCGATCGTGAGCCGCGAGCTGCGCATCCCGTGCGTCGTCGGCACGCGCGACGCGACGCGCTTCCTGCGCGACGGCGAGGTCGTCACGGTCGACGGCAACGCGGGGCGCGTGCTCGCGGGCGAGATCGTCGGACCGAGCGCGATCGCGACCCCGGGCGCACACGAGCCGGTGGTCGAGGCAGGACCGACGCCGATGTCGCCCTTCGCGCGAGCGGGCGCGACGCCGGATCGCATGGTGAGCGCGCGCGGTGAGCTGTTCGCGGTCGCGGCGATCGAGCCGCTCGCGACGAGCGTCTACGTGAACGTGCACTCGCCCGAGGGCATCGAGGAGATCGCAGCCGGGCCCGTCGACGGCGTGGGCCTCTTGCGCGCCGAGTCGATGCTCGCCGAGGCGCTCGAAGGCGCGCACCCGCGGACGCTGATCGAAGAAGGTCGCGCGCGCGAGGTCGTCGCGCGGATGAGCGAGAGCGTGCTGCGCATCGCGCGCGCGTTCGGCTCGCGGCCGGTCGTCTACCGCACGTACGACTTCCGCACGAACGAGTTCCGCGCGCTGCGTGGCGGCAAGGACTGGGAGCCGCACGAGGAGAACCCGATGATCGGGTACCGCGGCGCGTTCCGCTACGTGAAGGACGCGTCGATCTTCGGGCTCGAGCTCGACGTGCTCGCGCAGGTACGCGAGCAGCAGCCGAACGTGCACGTGATGATCCCGTTCGTGCGCACGACGTGGGAGCTCGAGGCCGTGCTCGAGCGGATCGCGAAGCACGCGCTCGGACGGGAGCGCGGGCTGAAGAAGTGGGTGATGGCCGAGGTGCCGTCGGTCGTGTTCCGCATCCCCGAGTACGCGAAGCTCGGCATCGACGGGGTCTCGATCGGCAGCAACGATCTCACGCAGCTCGTGCTCGGCGTCGATCGCGACTCCGCGGTGTGCGCCGAGCTCTTCGACGAGCGCGACGAGGCGGTGCTCGACACGATCCGTCGGATCGTCGAGGCGGCGCGCGCGAGCCGGCTGACGAGCTCGCTCTGCGGTCAGGCCCCGACGACGTACCCCGAGTATGCGTCGCACCTCGTGCGCTTCGGGATCGACTCGATCAGCGTGAGCCCCGACGCGCTCTTCGCGGCGCGCGCCGCGATCGGGCGCGCGGAGCGCAAGATGCTGCTCGACGCGACGCGGCGCTGA
- a CDS encoding SDR family NAD(P)-dependent oxidoreductase: protein MTRTALVTGGNRGIGLEVCRGLAEPGFRVLLAARDRDEGEAAARSLREGGHDVRACVLDVSDRESIAALVSSLEGQAPIDVVVNNAGTSLDGFDVEVVRRTLAVNLERAIAVTDALAPQLSEDARVVMVSSGMGELHGLPSAIRARFDPPRDRAHVLAAVDEFARAVRAGREREEGWPRSAYRISKVALNAMTRVYAETLRGRARVVAVCPGWVRTRVGGAGASRSPREGAAGIVWAATTPDLETGRFYRDGRTIPW, encoded by the coding sequence ATGACACGGACTGCGCTGGTCACGGGCGGAAATCGCGGCATCGGTCTCGAGGTGTGCCGCGGGCTCGCGGAGCCCGGCTTCCGCGTGCTGCTCGCGGCGCGCGATCGCGACGAGGGCGAGGCCGCTGCGCGCTCGCTGCGCGAGGGCGGCCACGACGTGCGCGCGTGCGTGCTCGACGTCTCCGATCGCGAGAGCATCGCCGCGCTCGTGTCGTCGCTCGAGGGGCAGGCGCCGATCGACGTGGTGGTGAACAACGCGGGGACGTCGCTCGACGGGTTCGACGTCGAGGTCGTGCGGCGCACGCTCGCGGTGAACCTCGAGCGCGCGATCGCGGTGACCGACGCGCTCGCGCCGCAGCTCTCCGAGGACGCGCGCGTCGTGATGGTCTCGAGCGGCATGGGCGAGCTGCACGGGCTGCCGAGCGCGATCCGCGCGCGCTTCGATCCGCCGCGCGATCGCGCGCACGTGCTCGCGGCGGTCGACGAATTCGCGCGCGCCGTGCGCGCCGGGCGAGAGCGCGAGGAGGGCTGGCCGCGCTCCGCGTATCGCATCTCGAAGGTCGCGCTGAACGCGATGACGCGGGTGTACGCCGAGACGCTGCGCGGGCGCGCGCGGGTCGTCGCGGTGTGCCCGGGGTGGGTGCGCACACGGGTGGGCGGCGCGGGCGCGAGCCGATCACCGCGCGAAGGAGCGGCGGGGATCGTGTGGGCCGCGACGACGCCCGATCTCGAGACCGGACGTTTTTATCGCGACGGCCGCACGATCCCCTGGTGA
- a CDS encoding serine/threonine-protein kinase, which yields MGGDDREGGMFDDPTFLARYAPTGTLGAGSSAEVQLCRDGRIGRDVAVKVLRADQSEDRDARTRFLREARLQGRLEHPGVVPVYELADAERARPWFTMKRVRGITLEGVIARLVARDAETCARFTRARLLAAFVQCCRTIDFAHAQNVVHRDLSPRNVMLGEFGEVHVLDWGLARLSDPGERTRANEEDDLSETRPGQALGTPGYMSPEQALGDPDVGPEADVYALGVILFEILATRPFNPGSTTRERLDLTIRGIEPSAALAGGEHDVPPELARVIASATRAHPGERTRTARELADAVERFLDGDRDLAERTRMADALVIDAKSALAREDGAIATSLLARAVALVPKHVEASTLLSRLLLEPPREVPPAVHERMSRWAEGAWRAAARTATLRYLFWCSFIPVWIVMGFRDPPAAIFAIGTLVAMTAAMGLVAAGAMRGMLGAVVSFLAGTISIAVFTQVFSPVLVAPTLMATHLIVYCAYAAPVQRAMLIAVALAGMGIPIVLEELGVLAPTFVVDAQGIHVLPRLVDFEPRLTWWLLVMGATTAVGVPGVIAGRVRDALVGSQRKLLLHTWHLEALLPRDER from the coding sequence ATGGGCGGCGACGATCGTGAAGGCGGGATGTTCGACGATCCGACGTTCCTCGCGCGCTACGCGCCAACCGGGACGCTCGGCGCAGGCTCGAGCGCGGAGGTGCAGCTCTGCCGCGACGGGCGCATCGGGCGCGACGTCGCGGTGAAGGTGCTGCGCGCCGATCAGAGCGAGGATCGCGACGCGCGCACACGCTTCCTGCGCGAGGCGCGGCTGCAAGGACGGCTCGAGCACCCGGGCGTCGTGCCCGTCTACGAGCTCGCGGACGCGGAGCGCGCGCGCCCTTGGTTCACGATGAAGCGCGTCCGCGGCATCACGCTCGAGGGCGTGATCGCCCGGCTCGTCGCGCGCGACGCCGAGACGTGCGCGCGGTTCACGCGGGCGCGTCTCCTCGCCGCGTTCGTGCAGTGCTGTCGCACGATCGACTTCGCGCACGCGCAGAACGTCGTGCACCGCGATCTCTCGCCGCGGAACGTGATGCTCGGCGAGTTCGGCGAGGTGCACGTGCTCGACTGGGGCCTCGCGCGCCTCTCCGATCCCGGCGAGCGCACGCGCGCGAACGAAGAGGACGATCTCTCCGAGACGCGTCCCGGTCAGGCGCTCGGCACGCCCGGCTACATGTCGCCCGAGCAAGCGCTCGGCGATCCCGACGTCGGGCCCGAGGCCGACGTCTACGCGCTCGGCGTGATCCTCTTCGAGATCCTCGCGACGCGCCCGTTCAACCCGGGCAGCACCACGCGCGAGCGGCTCGACCTCACGATCCGCGGCATCGAGCCGAGCGCCGCGCTCGCGGGCGGAGAGCACGACGTGCCGCCCGAGCTCGCGCGCGTCATCGCCTCCGCGACACGCGCGCACCCCGGCGAGCGGACGCGCACCGCGCGCGAGCTGGCCGACGCGGTCGAGCGATTCCTCGACGGCGATCGTGATCTCGCCGAGCGCACGCGCATGGCCGATGCGCTCGTGATCGACGCGAAGAGCGCGCTCGCGCGCGAGGACGGAGCGATCGCGACGAGCCTGCTCGCGCGCGCGGTCGCGCTGGTGCCGAAGCACGTCGAGGCGAGCACGCTGCTGTCGCGCTTGTTGCTCGAGCCTCCGCGCGAGGTGCCGCCCGCGGTGCACGAGCGGATGTCGCGCTGGGCGGAGGGCGCGTGGCGCGCGGCCGCGCGCACGGCGACGCTGCGCTACCTCTTCTGGTGCTCGTTCATCCCGGTGTGGATCGTGATGGGCTTCCGCGATCCACCGGCGGCGATCTTCGCGATCGGGACGCTCGTCGCGATGACCGCGGCGATGGGCCTCGTCGCCGCGGGCGCGATGCGCGGGATGCTCGGCGCGGTGGTGTCGTTCCTCGCGGGGACGATCTCGATCGCGGTCTTCACGCAGGTGTTCAGCCCGGTGCTCGTCGCGCCGACGCTGATGGCGACGCACCTGATCGTCTACTGCGCGTACGCCGCGCCGGTGCAGCGCGCGATGCTGATCGCGGTCGCGCTCGCGGGCATGGGGATCCCGATCGTGCTCGAGGAGCTCGGCGTGCTCGCGCCGACGTTCGTCGTCGACGCGCAGGGCATCCACGTGCTCCCGCGTCTGGTCGACTTCGAGCCGCGCCTCACGTGGTGGCTCCTCGTGATGGGCGCGACGACCGCGGTCGGCGTGCCCGGCGTGATCGCAGGGCGCGTGCGCGACGCGCTCGTGGGCTCCCAGCGCAAGCTGCTCCTCCATACGTGGCACCTCGAGGCGTTGCTCCCGCGCGACGAGCGCTGA
- a CDS encoding response regulator, which yields MTDACDRLVMIVEDDRDVRELLAELVADEGFCTLAAANGREALDLLEQAKVDGLPCVILLDILMPIVDGWQFRAMQENDATLAGIPVVVLSAHADGPTAAQRMRAAGFVRKPVDLDTLLDVIRDHC from the coding sequence GTGACCGACGCGTGCGATCGGCTGGTGATGATCGTCGAGGACGATCGCGACGTGCGCGAGCTCCTCGCGGAGCTCGTCGCGGACGAGGGCTTCTGCACGCTCGCCGCGGCGAACGGGCGCGAGGCGCTCGATCTGCTCGAGCAAGCGAAGGTCGACGGGCTCCCGTGCGTGATCCTGCTCGACATCCTCATGCCGATCGTCGACGGATGGCAGTTCCGCGCGATGCAGGAGAACGACGCGACGCTCGCGGGCATCCCCGTCGTCGTGCTTTCCGCGCACGCCGACGGGCCCACCGCGGCGCAGCGGATGCGCGCCGCGGGGTTCGTGCGGAAGCCAGTGGATCTCGACACGCTGCTCGACGTGATCCGCGATCACTGCTGA
- a CDS encoding PAS domain S-box protein, translating into MPEVGAGEMDDARDQSTMEVLSREALALVAGIEHYAIVVLDTEGRVVGWNEGARLMKGWSEAEILGRSFTAFYTEEDQRAGRPQRLLAQAASVGRIEDEAWRVRKDGRRFWADVVITALRDERGALRGFVKVVRDLSERRETEQALRRSEDRLRLLVESVKDYAFFMLEPDGRIASWNPGAERLKGWTASEVIGRDLSIFYPADALARGRPRELLRIAAEEGRVEEESWRVRKDGSRFWADVVISRVQDESGRLVGFSKVTRDLTARRAADEALRTSEERARLLVASVKDYAIFMLDREGRVATWNAGAEQLQGYRGAEVIGRRFEIFYPDDEREMGKPARELVIAERDGRHEDEGWRVRKDGTRFWANVVISAVRDAHGALLGFTMVTRDQTEQRHATRRLEARARQQEAAAELGLAALRGRDPDVIGDRVVRVSADVLGADLVALLVRDAEGLRVAAAFGGSDDLVGARVELDGRTLVGHVEATREPALVDDFERASIVRTPLEEAHGVRSGVAVVVPALEPTARPYGVLVALRRRPHTLVAEDVTFLRGVANVIAASIARRADEEQLRAAELAAAEQRQEVRLRDEFISIAAHEMRTPLNALQLSIYALERAVGGDATEQVKKRLRSALRQTRRLGLLVDRLLDTSRIVSGHLEVVPGHVDLAELASEVVESFQDAAQHAGSELTIAASGDATGEWDRTLLTQVATNLVANAIQYGAGKPISVRVEGAADRARLVVEDRGVGIAPDELERIFDRFHRAAVTRHAAGLGLGLYITREIACRHGGRVHVDSRLGAGARFVVELPRVPGGDERRLA; encoded by the coding sequence GTGCCCGAGGTGGGAGCGGGCGAGATGGACGACGCGCGCGATCAGTCGACGATGGAGGTGCTCAGCCGCGAAGCGCTCGCGCTCGTCGCCGGCATCGAGCACTACGCGATCGTCGTCCTGGACACCGAAGGTCGCGTGGTCGGGTGGAACGAGGGCGCGCGCTTGATGAAGGGCTGGAGCGAGGCCGAGATCCTCGGTCGGAGCTTCACCGCCTTCTACACCGAGGAAGATCAGCGCGCCGGGAGGCCGCAGCGCCTGCTCGCGCAGGCCGCGTCGGTCGGGCGCATCGAGGACGAGGCGTGGCGCGTTCGCAAGGACGGCAGGCGCTTCTGGGCCGACGTCGTGATCACCGCGCTGCGCGACGAGCGCGGCGCGCTGCGCGGGTTCGTGAAGGTCGTGCGCGATCTGAGCGAGCGTCGCGAGACGGAGCAGGCGCTTCGTCGCAGCGAGGATCGGCTGCGCCTGCTCGTCGAGAGCGTGAAGGACTACGCGTTCTTCATGCTCGAGCCCGATGGTCGGATCGCATCGTGGAACCCGGGCGCGGAGCGCCTCAAGGGCTGGACCGCGAGCGAGGTGATCGGGCGCGACCTCTCGATCTTCTATCCGGCCGACGCGCTCGCGCGCGGTCGCCCGCGAGAGCTCCTGCGCATCGCGGCCGAGGAAGGGCGCGTCGAGGAGGAGAGCTGGCGCGTTCGCAAGGACGGCTCGCGCTTCTGGGCGGACGTCGTGATCTCGCGCGTGCAGGACGAGAGCGGACGGCTCGTGGGGTTCTCGAAGGTCACCCGCGATCTCACGGCGCGACGCGCTGCCGACGAAGCGCTGCGCACGAGCGAGGAGCGCGCGCGCCTGCTCGTCGCGAGCGTGAAGGACTACGCGATCTTCATGCTCGATCGCGAGGGTCGCGTCGCGACGTGGAACGCGGGCGCGGAGCAGCTGCAGGGCTATCGCGGCGCGGAGGTGATCGGACGCCGCTTCGAGATCTTCTACCCGGACGACGAGCGCGAGATGGGCAAGCCCGCGCGCGAGCTGGTGATCGCCGAGCGCGACGGACGTCACGAGGACGAGGGCTGGCGCGTCCGCAAGGACGGCACGCGGTTCTGGGCGAACGTGGTGATCAGCGCGGTGCGCGATGCGCACGGCGCGCTGCTCGGCTTCACGATGGTCACGCGCGACCAGACCGAGCAGCGGCACGCGACGCGGCGGCTCGAGGCGCGCGCGCGGCAGCAGGAGGCGGCGGCGGAGCTCGGCCTCGCGGCGCTGCGCGGGCGTGATCCCGACGTGATCGGCGATCGCGTGGTGCGGGTGAGCGCCGACGTGCTCGGCGCGGATCTCGTCGCGCTGCTGGTCCGCGACGCCGAGGGCCTGCGCGTCGCGGCGGCGTTCGGTGGATCGGACGACCTGGTCGGCGCGCGCGTCGAGCTCGACGGTCGCACGCTCGTCGGGCACGTCGAGGCCACGCGCGAGCCCGCGCTCGTCGACGACTTCGAGCGCGCGTCGATCGTGCGCACTCCGCTCGAAGAGGCGCACGGCGTGCGCAGCGGCGTCGCGGTGGTGGTGCCGGCGCTCGAGCCCACGGCGCGACCCTACGGCGTGCTCGTCGCGCTGCGCCGGCGGCCGCACACGCTCGTCGCGGAGGACGTGACCTTCCTGCGCGGCGTGGCGAACGTCATCGCGGCCTCGATCGCCCGGCGCGCCGACGAGGAGCAGCTGCGCGCGGCCGAGCTGGCCGCGGCCGAGCAGCGCCAGGAGGTGCGCCTGCGCGACGAGTTCATCTCGATCGCGGCGCACGAGATGCGCACGCCGCTGAACGCGCTGCAGCTCAGCATCTACGCGCTCGAGCGCGCGGTCGGTGGCGATGCGACCGAGCAGGTGAAGAAGCGCCTGCGGAGCGCGCTGCGGCAGACGCGCCGCCTCGGTCTGCTCGTCGACCGACTGCTCGACACGTCGCGCATCGTGTCGGGGCACCTCGAGGTCGTGCCGGGGCACGTCGATCTCGCGGAGCTCGCGAGCGAGGTCGTCGAGTCGTTCCAGGACGCCGCGCAGCACGCGGGCAGCGAGCTGACGATCGCGGCGTCGGGCGACGCGACGGGCGAGTGGGACCGCACGCTGCTCACGCAGGTCGCGACGAACCTCGTCGCGAACGCGATCCAGTACGGCGCCGGCAAGCCGATCAGCGTGCGCGTGGAGGGCGCCGCGGATCGCGCGCGCCTCGTCGTCGAGGATCGTGGCGTCGGCATCGCGCCCGACGAGCTCGAGCGCATCTTCGATCGCTTCCACCGCGCGGCGGTGACGCGCCACGCCGCGGGGCTCGGCCTCGGGCTCTACATCACGCGCGAGATCGCGTGCCGTCACGGAGGTCGCGTCCACGTGGACAGCCGGCTCGGCGCGGGCGCGCGGTTCGTCGTCGAGCTCCCGCGCGTGCCCGGCGGAGACGAGCGGAGGCTCGCGTGA
- the sctR gene encoding type III secretion system export apparatus subunit SctR has translation MQDGTGLPLVTIVALGALTLLPFVFMTATSFVKISVVFSILRNALGAGQVPSGTIVTALAAILTLYVMAPVGSQIVDATAPAVARIDRADPMSTSDALFEAVELGVAPLRAFLERNAGARELRLFLDLARRARPADQRAEVTEHDLLIVLPAFVITELSEAFQIGFLVFVPFLVVEMVVANVLLALGMNALSPTQVSMPFKLLLFVLVDGWYLLARALVLGYS, from the coding sequence ATGCAGGACGGGACCGGGCTGCCGCTCGTCACGATCGTCGCGCTCGGCGCGCTGACGCTGCTGCCCTTCGTCTTCATGACGGCGACGAGCTTCGTGAAGATCTCGGTCGTCTTCTCGATCCTGCGCAACGCGCTCGGCGCCGGGCAGGTCCCGAGCGGGACGATCGTCACCGCGCTCGCCGCGATCCTCACGCTCTACGTGATGGCGCCGGTCGGATCGCAGATCGTCGACGCGACCGCGCCCGCCGTCGCGCGCATCGATCGCGCCGATCCGATGTCGACGAGCGACGCGCTCTTCGAAGCGGTGGAGCTCGGCGTCGCGCCGCTGCGCGCGTTCCTCGAGCGCAACGCCGGCGCGCGCGAGCTGCGTCTGTTCCTCGATCTCGCGCGCCGCGCGCGGCCCGCCGATCAGCGCGCGGAGGTGACCGAGCACGACCTCCTCATCGTGCTCCCCGCGTTCGTGATCACCGAGCTGAGCGAGGCGTTCCAGATCGGCTTCCTGGTGTTCGTGCCGTTCCTCGTCGTCGAGATGGTCGTCGCGAACGTGCTGCTCGCGCTCGGCATGAACGCGCTCTCTCCGACGCAGGTGAGCATGCCGTTCAAGCTGCTGCTCTTCGTGCTCGTCGATGGTTGGTACCTGCTCGCACGCGCGCTCGTGCTCGGATACAGCTGA
- a CDS encoding type II secretion system protein N — protein MARIAIVVTLALVAWLAAGATNALVSLALVVDTPARARAAAPPSPTRIDRGCEILARNIFDQRGALPCEERTPTSTVTAATPSAPAECTEGLRLVATYLDRDAPLAMIARPTGPTELVTIGTTIEPGTIEHIEREHLVLERDGTRCLLSMFASRATTTLARTAATPEPIAGARLLDDRIELDRSALDRLVSEPAFARLRAMPAPTRDGRLAVRVLGIGRDHPLAALGLRSGDLLTSIDARPLDGPDAWLEAMTRARSPGRHVVVVERGGERREIVVDLLDR, from the coding sequence ATGGCTCGCATCGCGATCGTGGTCACGCTCGCGCTCGTCGCGTGGCTCGCGGCGGGCGCGACGAACGCGCTCGTCTCGCTCGCGCTCGTCGTCGACACGCCAGCGCGCGCACGCGCCGCCGCGCCGCCGTCCCCGACACGGATCGATCGCGGCTGCGAGATCCTCGCGCGCAACATCTTCGATCAGCGCGGCGCACTCCCGTGCGAGGAGCGGACGCCGACGAGCACGGTCACGGCCGCCACCCCGAGCGCGCCCGCCGAGTGCACGGAGGGGCTCCGTCTCGTCGCGACCTACCTCGATCGCGACGCGCCGCTCGCGATGATCGCGCGTCCCACCGGACCCACGGAGCTCGTCACGATCGGCACGACGATCGAGCCGGGCACCATCGAGCACATCGAGCGCGAGCACCTCGTGCTCGAGCGCGACGGCACGAGGTGCCTGCTCTCGATGTTCGCCTCGCGCGCGACCACGACGCTCGCGCGCACCGCCGCGACGCCCGAGCCGATCGCCGGCGCGCGCCTGCTCGACGATCGCATCGAGCTCGATCGCAGCGCGCTCGATCGCCTCGTGTCGGAGCCCGCGTTCGCGCGCCTCCGCGCGATGCCCGCGCCCACCCGCGATGGTCGTCTCGCGGTGCGCGTGCTCGGGATCGGACGCGATCATCCGCTCGCCGCGCTCGGTCTGCGCAGCGGCGATCTCCTCACGTCGATCGACGCGCGCCCGCTCGACGGGCCCGACGCGTGGCTCGAGGCGATGACGCGCGCGCGATCACCGGGACGGCACGTCGTGGTCGTCGAGCGCGGCGGCGAGCGGCGCGAGATCGTCGTCGACCTCCTCGATCGCTGA
- a CDS encoding ClpXP protease specificity-enhancing factor SspB — translation MRRAEIHHPIHAAIDDIWNAGHTPRIQVDARRDDVVVPEFVKTKWGARLVLDLDASWPLNLTASEQGLEVDLAFQGQVTRCTLPWASIYVVLDRATGRGIVIESHLPKDETLQTHPERPALREGVESSEASVEAPAPVPAPASSGEKPESSDEEAKRRRARFKVIDGGR, via the coding sequence ATGCGGCGCGCCGAGATCCACCACCCCATCCACGCGGCGATCGACGACATCTGGAACGCCGGCCACACGCCGCGCATCCAGGTGGACGCGCGGCGCGACGACGTGGTGGTGCCCGAGTTCGTGAAGACGAAGTGGGGCGCGCGGCTCGTGCTCGATCTCGACGCGAGCTGGCCGCTGAACCTGACCGCGAGCGAGCAGGGCCTCGAGGTGGATCTCGCGTTCCAGGGGCAGGTCACGCGCTGCACGCTGCCGTGGGCTTCGATCTACGTGGTGCTCGATCGCGCGACCGGGCGCGGGATCGTGATCGAGAGCCACCTGCCGAAGGACGAGACGCTGCAGACGCACCCCGAGCGGCCCGCGCTGCGCGAGGGCGTGGAGAGCAGCGAGGCGAGCGTCGAGGCGCCTGCGCCGGTTCCGGCACCGGCATCGTCGGGTGAGAAGCCGGAGTCGTCGGACGAAGAAGCGAAGCGCCGCCGCGCGCGCTTCAAGGTGATCGACGGCGGCCGCTGA